The Candidatus Poribacteria bacterium genomic interval GAAAAAGAACAATCAGATTTTTCATGTGGTAAAAAGAAGTAGGGTGAGGCGTAGAGACCTCGCCCTACTTTTCCAGTTAATTGTGCTATTCATAGAGGTCCGTGGCGGTTTCGCCCCTGGCGAAACGGTGTGCAGTCTGGACAGCGGAATCATTTCCAGCGTTTCTGCGAATATCCGTTGCCCATCGTGCCAACCCAACTATCAGCTGATTTCTGGCAGGATGCGTCTCGCACGTTTTCCATTCCTCAGATACGATGTAAATTGAGCTGAGGAGGTCCCCGCCGTTATCATCCTTGAGGATACATAATCCCATTTCAGTCATTAACCGCTCTGCGGAGCACCCAGCATTGAGATACTCACGGGTACGCCGTCCAATTTCTTGGATGCGGACGGATTCAATACCATCTAAAATTTCGGCAATCGCCGTGTCTTCATCAAGAGAAGCAGACGTTGTAGATGTTCTTGCTTCTGCAATCGGTTGATGACGGATGTTAAGCCATCGGTTGTTGAAAAACCGCCATGCGGCGTGGTAGAGTGCCTTCGCAGCGACTTTGGTTCCGCCGAAGCGAAGCACCTTCCTCACCGTCGATGAGATTTCCATCTCCTCCTGCAGATCCCACCAACCGGGACTCATGTTCACAGGTGTACGTGCCATCCTATCCGCTGCTGTCATGACCATAGTCGTAGCCAACGTGTTAATAGGGACACCCGCGGTGAGCATTTCTGTTACGGCATCAAAAACTTCGTCGAGATCACCACTCACGAGGGCTGCTGAAAACTTGTCTTCGTCGTAATCAACAGCTGCTGCGGTTGATTTTTCTTGCGGTAGTTCATCAAAGATATGATCAATCTCTTTCAGCTTTTGAATGGCTTCACGGTGAAGTTCTCCGGGTCTACCGCGTCCTTGTCCAAGAATCTTTGCGCCGAGACTGCAAACTAACTCGCCTGTTAGTTCCCATCCAAACTGTTCTTGCAATTCAGCCAAGTGTACGAGATTAATGAGATTGTTGGAATGATTGAGGAAGAAGGATTCGACTGCACACTCAAAGAAGAGCGGAATGATTTTCTCATCATGTCCGCCTAACTGTCTGGCGGTGATAAGACATTTTTCAATACCTTCCCACTCTTTATCGGTGGTGAACACCCGAATCCAGTCTTCGAGTTTCTGCCAGTCAATCGGTGGTGGGAGCGGTCGGCGATCGGGTCGATCCCCAAGTCTACCCGATGCTCCATCGGCAGCCATCATCAATGGGATGAGCCGGTCCTCAGGTTCGTACAACCGAGCGACCTTTACCCCGTTCATCATCATTGCCAATTTTCTGCCACCCTCGAACGCCTCTCTATCTGTAGAGATATGTCGTCCCATGTGCCTCACCATCAGATTCAACGTTTCCTCTTCCGAAACGCCCCTCGCTAACATAATGGCGATAGCTTTAGAAAGCGTCCAATTGTCGGTGGAGAGTAACCCCTCTTTCAGCAGAAGAAAATGGGCATCGTCCCGCTTCTTTCCACCACTGGCGACATCTACATAGATATCACCGTTGCGAACTTCAACAGGAAACGTGGCGAGGTCATCACAACCACCCGTAAAGCATCCACCACCTTCCATGTCGTAACTCCAACCGTGCCAATCGCAGGATAAAACACCCTTTCTGACACGTCCTCGAACGAGTGGGTACCCCATGTGCGGGCACTGGTTATCCGTGGCGTAGACGGCACCTTCATGCTGAAAGAGGGCAATGCTATGTCCTTCAACTCTGACTGCCCTCGGTTTTCCCTCTGCTACTTCACTGAGGGCAGCAACTTTGACAAAATTGGTATTCTCGTTTAACATTATCTACTTCTCCTCTATGGCGTGACTTAGTTTGTTGGGTAGAGCTTACTCCTCAAAAACCTCAATCGTTGTCCTACCTTCGGCGAAACGCATCGCGGTGGTCGCGGCAGATTTGTTGTCCGTGTTCGATCGGATATCTGTGACGTAGCGAGCCAATCCGATCAACAGCTGAGGTTGTGCGGGATGCCCTTCCGCATGCTTCCACTCTTCAAACACCGTACGCAGTGTTGGTAGGACTTCACTCCCCGTATCATCCCAAAGCACCGTATGCCCTATCTCTTCGAGCAATCGTTCAGCAGAATAGCCAGCATTTAGATAGCCAAGCACTTGCGGTCCCACATTTTGGACATCAAGTGTCTCGATTGTATCAATAATGTGCTTGATACCTTCGGCTTCATTCGGAGCCTCCAATTTCTCTTGACTCAAGGGTTGACTGAGTGCTCGTGCTGGAATGTTTATCCAGCGATCCGCGAAGATTTGCCACGCAACGTGGAAAATTCCTTTCGCTGCGACTTCATTGCCACCCACTCGTTGTGCACTCCGCAACGATGCGGCAAGGTTGAGTTCTGTTGTTAAGTTCTCCCAACCCGCGTCTACATTCACCGGTGTGTTCGCCATTCTATCTGCAGCGAGAAGGACAAGCGAGGTAATAAGCCTTTCTAACTTAACACCATCAGTTAAGACTGCTTGTACTGCCTCAAACGACCGCTGGAGATTAACACTCGTGAGTGCCGCAACGAAAGCGTCTTCATCAAATTCAGAAGTTTGCTCTAAGGTAGCACCTTCAATGGTTGGAAGGATTTGCTGCATGAGTTGAATTGCGTCTCTACGATACCGTTCAGGATCATCTGGACGATGTCCGACGAGTTCCGCTCCGAGATAGAAGAACAACTTCGAGGCATGTTCCCACCCAAATTCATCAATCACCTCTGAAAGATAACTAACATAGAGCGGAATATGGGGTGCGTCAATAAAATGCGGTTCGACTGCACACTCAAAGAGTAGCGGACACAATTTATCTGCGTCCCCCTTGTTATATGCAGTGAACAAGCATCGCTCAATTCGCCCCGACTGTCCTTCATAAGAGAAATTACGAACCCATCGACTTATCTTTTCCCAAGCGACCGGCTCTGGCAACGGCACAACTTCAAGTCGTTCCGATGCGGGACCTGCAGCCGAACAAGCGGCAGTTGTAACAGCGATGAGTCTATCAGCGTCCGTATATCTACGTCCGACTTTGAGTCCGTTGATGAGTCGGGAGACATCGCCGCCGCCTTCTGATCCGTGGGAACTGGCGATGTGACGGCTGACGTGTTCCAGGATTGAACCCATCACCTCTTCTTCTGGTACGCCACCTTTTAGCAATAGCGAAATCGCTTTGGACATCGTCCATCGGTCTTCGCTCAAAAGCCCCTCTCGGAGCAATTGTTTATGTTCTTCGGCGCGTCGGTATGTCAAATCTCCGGGTTCTATCCAAATTTCATTGCCTCGGAGGTCAACCGGAAAAGTGCGTAGATCGTCGCATTCAACATGGAAGCAGCCACCGCCTTCCAAATCGAAACTGCGGCGGTGCCAATCACATGTTAGGATGCCGTTGCGAACGGTTCCCCGTGTGAGTGGATAGCCCATGTGTGGACACTGGTTATCCGTCGCATAAATCTTTCCATCAACATTGAAGAGGGCAATGCTGCGACCCTCTGCCATCTGAATCGCTTTCGGTTGCCCTTCAGGAACTTCACTTAACTCGGCGACTTTCACCCAGTTTTGTGTTTGATGCTCCATGGTTTTACGTTCCTCCAAATTGTGTTTCGTATATCCTAATTTCAACAAAAACTTAACGACTATAAAGCATTATACCACAAAAAACTTAATATTTCAACAGAAAACTGAAAATAAGTAAAATAAATTATGGTAGATTTTAGAATTATTTATCCACGCTGAATGGGTGAGGTTACATAAAGATAAAAAATTAATTCGGTAACTTATTGGCGAATGTCCCTTCCCAGTAACGGGTGGGGACCCCGGTTGCAAACCGTGAAGAAATCCGCAGAAACACCCAAGCAATACTCTACCGACCTGGGGAAAATCGGAATTACTGAAAA includes:
- a CDS encoding Rieske (2Fe-2S) protein; translation: MLNENTNFVKVAALSEVAEGKPRAVRVEGHSIALFQHEGAVYATDNQCPHMGYPLVRGRVRKGVLSCDWHGWSYDMEGGGCFTGGCDDLATFPVEVRNGDIYVDVASGGKKRDDAHFLLLKEGLLSTDNWTLSKAIAIMLARGVSEEETLNLMVRHMGRHISTDREAFEGGRKLAMMMNGVKVARLYEPEDRLIPLMMAADGASGRLGDRPDRRPLPPPIDWQKLEDWIRVFTTDKEWEGIEKCLITARQLGGHDEKIIPLFFECAVESFFLNHSNNLINLVHLAELQEQFGWELTGELVCSLGAKILGQGRGRPGELHREAIQKLKEIDHIFDELPQEKSTAAAVDYDEDKFSAALVSGDLDEVFDAVTEMLTAGVPINTLATTMVMTAADRMARTPVNMSPGWWDLQEEMEISSTVRKVLRFGGTKVAAKALYHAAWRFFNNRWLNIRHQPIAEARTSTTSASLDEDTAIAEILDGIESVRIQEIGRRTREYLNAGCSAERLMTEMGLCILKDDNGGDLLSSIYIVSEEWKTCETHPARNQLIVGLARWATDIRRNAGNDSAVQTAHRFARGETATDLYE
- a CDS encoding Rieske (2Fe-2S) protein; protein product: MEHQTQNWVKVAELSEVPEGQPKAIQMAEGRSIALFNVDGKIYATDNQCPHMGYPLTRGTVRNGILTCDWHRRSFDLEGGGCFHVECDDLRTFPVDLRGNEIWIEPGDLTYRRAEEHKQLLREGLLSEDRWTMSKAISLLLKGGVPEEEVMGSILEHVSRHIASSHGSEGGGDVSRLINGLKVGRRYTDADRLIAVTTAACSAAGPASERLEVVPLPEPVAWEKISRWVRNFSYEGQSGRIERCLFTAYNKGDADKLCPLLFECAVEPHFIDAPHIPLYVSYLSEVIDEFGWEHASKLFFYLGAELVGHRPDDPERYRRDAIQLMQQILPTIEGATLEQTSEFDEDAFVAALTSVNLQRSFEAVQAVLTDGVKLERLITSLVLLAADRMANTPVNVDAGWENLTTELNLAASLRSAQRVGGNEVAAKGIFHVAWQIFADRWINIPARALSQPLSQEKLEAPNEAEGIKHIIDTIETLDVQNVGPQVLGYLNAGYSAERLLEEIGHTVLWDDTGSEVLPTLRTVFEEWKHAEGHPAQPQLLIGLARYVTDIRSNTDNKSAATTAMRFAEGRTTIEVFEE